A stretch of the Comamonas testosteroni TK102 genome encodes the following:
- the pabB gene encoding aminodeoxychorismate synthase component I, which translates to MKTILDFTAPWQAGAARLQHGFGVPEQVLQAHRPEDVPAVLEAVQQAAEQGLWCVGWLAYEAAAAFDRAYADAVHGSPSGQPLAWFGLHRAPLAMDVPPRPQQTAAVHWQTALSRAQFDAHVARIHAAIAAGDCYQINYTAPLTAELGALQHGDAGALAQALFARLQQAQPGGYAALVDSGDIQVLSLSPELFFDWDGERILTRPMKGTAARGKTPQADAQAAQTMRESVKERAENVMIVDLLRNDLSRIAVPHSVKVPQLFQVQALPAVWQMTSDVVARTRPDVRLVDVFAALFPCGSITGAPKRQAMRLIRELEPEPRGVYCGALGVVRPGAGPRRIHASFNVPIRTVVLKNGRLSCGIGSGITASANAADEWMEWQHKQAFLKVLEQGVGV; encoded by the coding sequence TTGAAAACCATTCTTGATTTCACCGCTCCCTGGCAGGCTGGAGCAGCCCGTCTGCAGCATGGCTTTGGCGTTCCCGAGCAAGTCTTGCAAGCGCATCGCCCCGAGGACGTGCCTGCCGTGCTGGAGGCCGTGCAGCAGGCTGCCGAGCAAGGCCTGTGGTGCGTGGGTTGGCTGGCCTACGAGGCGGCCGCAGCTTTTGACCGTGCCTATGCAGATGCTGTACATGGCTCCCCATCGGGTCAGCCGCTGGCCTGGTTCGGCCTGCATCGCGCGCCGCTGGCGATGGATGTGCCGCCCCGGCCGCAGCAGACCGCAGCGGTGCATTGGCAGACAGCGCTCAGCCGCGCGCAGTTCGATGCCCATGTGGCACGCATCCATGCGGCGATTGCGGCGGGCGACTGCTATCAGATCAATTACACGGCCCCCCTGACTGCCGAGCTTGGGGCGCTGCAGCATGGCGATGCCGGCGCACTGGCCCAGGCGCTGTTCGCAAGGCTGCAGCAGGCCCAGCCCGGCGGCTATGCGGCGTTGGTCGACAGCGGCGACATACAGGTGCTGTCGCTGTCACCCGAGCTATTTTTCGACTGGGATGGCGAGCGGATTCTGACCCGCCCCATGAAGGGCACCGCGGCGCGTGGCAAGACCCCGCAAGCCGATGCACAGGCTGCACAAACCATGCGCGAGTCGGTCAAGGAGCGGGCCGAGAACGTGATGATCGTGGATTTGCTGCGCAACGATCTGTCACGCATTGCGGTGCCGCACAGCGTGAAAGTGCCGCAGCTGTTTCAGGTCCAGGCGCTGCCGGCCGTCTGGCAGATGACTTCGGATGTGGTGGCTCGCACGCGCCCGGATGTGCGGTTGGTGGATGTGTTCGCAGCCCTGTTTCCCTGCGGCTCGATCACCGGGGCGCCCAAGCGTCAGGCCATGCGTCTGATTCGCGAGCTGGAGCCCGAGCCCCGAGGCGTCTACTGCGGCGCTCTGGGCGTGGTGCGGCCGGGGGCCGGGCCGAGGCGTATTCATGCCAGCTTCAATGTTCCCATTCGCACCGTGGTGCTCAAGAATGGGCGTCTGAGCTGCGGCATAGGCAGCGGCATCACGGCCAGCGCCAATGCGGCCGATGAATGGATGGAATGGCAACACAAGCAGGCTTTTCTGAAGGTGCTTGAACAAGGCGTCGGCGTATGA
- a CDS encoding DUF4148 domain-containing protein, with translation MRSLTRILTAAVLTASAAAAMAQDLPQTPVTSSKSRAEVMADLEMYQRAGLGYMPTPAAYVETEFSAEYHKAYAEYQRLLASPAYTAAVTKYQSQLGGK, from the coding sequence ATGCGTTCCCTTACCCGTATCTTGACCGCCGCCGTGCTGACCGCCAGCGCCGCTGCGGCCATGGCTCAAGACCTCCCCCAAACTCCCGTAACCTCCAGCAAAAGCCGTGCCGAAGTGATGGCCGACCTCGAGATGTACCAGCGAGCCGGCCTGGGCTACATGCCCACGCCCGCAGCCTATGTCGAGACCGAGTTCAGCGCTGAATACCACAAGGCCTATGCCGAATACCAGCGCCTGCTGGCCAGCCCTGCTTACACGGCTGCCGTGACCAAGTACCAGTCGCAACTGGGCGGCAAGTAA
- a CDS encoding Crp/Fnr family transcriptional regulator: protein MSMLESLQPSVSAPVSAVAWQGLRSVSWLESLSDERLSVLAGQCLWHRLEAGQVLHGAYTDQRMYMLISGQLSVGSYSASGRAMILGYLEPGFFFGAFAPQPPVRHVSVQVQATHESLVASLSNAELETLIMSDVLVMRAVVQRLSELAGVLARRVVSLGTLTVRGRLHAQLLERAEMAGVENDEALLSPAPRQNDLALMLGTSREEVAREMSRLTRLGLLRREGRNLRLCRVDGLRLLLEEAH from the coding sequence ATGTCCATGCTCGAGTCCCTGCAGCCGTCGGTTTCAGCGCCTGTGTCAGCCGTGGCCTGGCAGGGTCTGCGCAGCGTGAGCTGGCTGGAGTCGCTGTCCGACGAGAGGCTGTCGGTGCTGGCGGGGCAATGCCTGTGGCACCGGCTGGAGGCGGGACAGGTGCTGCACGGCGCCTATACCGATCAACGCATGTACATGCTGATCAGCGGCCAGCTCAGTGTCGGCAGCTACAGCGCCAGCGGGCGGGCCATGATTCTGGGTTATCTGGAGCCTGGTTTCTTTTTTGGCGCGTTCGCGCCGCAGCCACCGGTGCGTCATGTCTCCGTGCAGGTGCAGGCCACGCATGAGAGCCTGGTTGCATCGCTATCGAATGCCGAGCTTGAGACGCTGATCATGAGCGATGTTCTGGTCATGCGGGCCGTGGTCCAGCGGCTCAGCGAACTGGCAGGGGTGCTGGCGCGGCGCGTGGTCAGCCTGGGAACCCTCACGGTGCGCGGCCGTCTGCATGCCCAGTTGCTGGAGCGTGCCGAGATGGCGGGAGTCGAGAACGACGAGGCACTGCTGTCGCCGGCTCCGCGCCAGAACGATCTGGCCCTGATGCTGGGCACCAGCCGCGAAGAGGTCGCACGCGAGATGTCGCGGCTCACGCGCCTGGGCTTGCTCAGGCGCGAGGGACGCAATCTGCGTCTTTGTCGTGTGGATGGTCTGCGGCTTCTGCTCGAGGAAGCACATTGA
- the panB gene encoding 3-methyl-2-oxobutanoate hydroxymethyltransferase, whose protein sequence is MTATGTPYGTIPPSSPQPQRRPVSLPRLTQMRAAGEKITMLTAYDATFAAVADAAGVECILVGDSLGMVCQGLHSTVGVTLQDMAYHTASVTRGLHRAQATAWVIADMPFGSYAESPEQAMRSACQLMQAGAHMVKLEGGGWTAPTVRFLVDRGVPVCAHLGLTPQTVHALGGYRVQGKDEQAAATLRQHALELQDAGASMLVLEMVPATLSAQLTEELPLCHTIGIGAGNGTAGQVLVLHDMLGVNLGKMAKFVHNFMADAGSVKGAMEAYVQAVKNGSFPDNALHAW, encoded by the coding sequence ATGACCGCTACCGGCACGCCTTACGGCACCATCCCCCCCTCTTCACCCCAGCCCCAGCGCCGCCCCGTCAGCCTGCCGCGACTGACCCAGATGCGCGCTGCCGGTGAAAAAATCACCATGCTGACCGCCTACGACGCGACGTTTGCCGCCGTGGCCGACGCGGCCGGTGTGGAGTGCATTCTGGTCGGCGACTCGCTGGGCATGGTCTGCCAGGGACTGCACAGCACCGTGGGAGTGACGCTTCAGGATATGGCCTATCACACGGCCAGCGTCACGCGTGGCCTGCACCGCGCCCAGGCCACGGCCTGGGTGATTGCCGACATGCCCTTCGGCAGCTATGCCGAAAGTCCCGAGCAGGCCATGCGCAGCGCCTGCCAGCTGATGCAGGCCGGTGCCCATATGGTCAAGCTCGAAGGCGGCGGCTGGACGGCTCCCACCGTGCGCTTTCTCGTCGACCGCGGCGTGCCCGTCTGCGCCCACCTGGGACTGACGCCGCAGACCGTGCATGCACTGGGCGGCTATCGCGTACAGGGCAAGGACGAGCAGGCAGCGGCCACGCTGCGCCAGCATGCGCTGGAGCTGCAGGACGCCGGAGCCTCCATGCTGGTGCTGGAGATGGTGCCCGCAACCCTCTCCGCCCAGCTGACCGAGGAACTGCCGCTGTGCCACACCATCGGCATTGGCGCGGGCAATGGCACGGCCGGCCAGGTTCTGGTGCTGCATGACATGCTGGGCGTGAATCTGGGCAAGATGGCCAAGTTCGTGCACAACTTCATGGCCGATGCAGGCAGCGTCAAGGGCGCCATGGAAGCCTATGTGCAAGCGGTCAAGAATGGCAGCTTCCCTGACAATGCGCTGCACGCCTGGTGA